Within Flavobacteriales bacterium, the genomic segment TTGCAATATTGAAAATAGAACTTCCGATAATTGTAGCGTAACCTGCTGAAAACCCTTGCACATCACCGATGTAAAAAAGAAAGAAAAACGATATCAGTAATTCTGGTAATGAGCTAGCTATTGCATTAACTGTTGGTCCTTTAATGCCCTCATTGAAATTTCTAGTCAAATAGGAAGACGCTATATCAAATGATGAGCTGACTTTCCAAATAAGATAAGTTGATAAACAAACTAATAGAAAAGAAATAATCATTTCGTAAAATTAAATAAAGAAATGAGATAATTTACTGAAGCACTATCTTTTTGTTGATGCTTCCGTTTAGTGTAGTGATTTCTAAGAAGTATACGCCTTTTGGTTTTGTATTCATATCTATTACCGTCTGGTGTTGTCCTTTAAAGTTAAGCAACTCTTCTTGGTAAACTTCCTCGCCAAGCATATTAACTGCCTTAATGCTCACCGTCTGTACTTCTGTTGAAGTAAAGCTT encodes:
- a CDS encoding T9SS type A sorting domain-containing protein; translation: SWRIRGACGPNGTSWATIFSQPTTYTLGGERVAAEVVSGLDVYPNPSRDIFNVSFTSTEVQTVSIKAVNMLGEEVYQEELLNFKGQHQTVIDMNTKPKGVYFLEITTLNGSINKKIVLQ